A genomic region of Jeotgalibaca ciconiae contains the following coding sequences:
- the dnaX gene encoding DNA polymerase III subunit gamma/tau, producing MSYQALYRVWRPQRFDDIAGQEAVTRTLKNALIQGKNSHAYLFTGPRGTGKTSAAKIFAKAINCPNQEDGEPCNQCEICQAITEGRLNDVIEIDAASNNGVEEIRDIRDKARYAPTQAEYKIYIIDEVHMLSTGAFNALLKTLEEPPAKVIFILATTEPHKIPLTIISRTQRFDFKRITYQAILSRMSYILEQEGIKYEEQALHVIARAANGGMRDALSLLDQVISYDSDCVTFDHAIQVSGSLTEEMMIAFLEALWNGNAESALHILHDILENGKEAGRFLEEMILFSRDILVYKQTENQADSSEQTTEQFRSFSKEVNSSFLYRAVEEFSYTQKEMRFSTQPDVYLEVLAVKLSQSDVVVTIPAEVSESHTNPQDVSRLEKEVASLKKELAALLDSVKNGTIQASDTPAAKPTTSRLAVSKNGSSFKPNFTRIQAIMRSASKQELVNVKSNWVDILDTLSVTQRAVLRQAEPVAANAEACILSFEYEILCQKASEDEELRAALEEAISRMSNRPGDFVCVTAEQWGSLRKSYVQELKARKHEPSSAASERENQTDEKQEQPKRTNIPADQPLADYDDRDAPPIFDDLAIEMSPSDEEETKQQEVVEQAISIFGKENITVINE from the coding sequence ATGAGCTATCAGGCACTTTATCGAGTATGGCGTCCACAACGGTTTGATGATATTGCTGGTCAAGAAGCAGTTACTCGGACATTAAAAAATGCATTGATACAAGGAAAGAACAGTCATGCTTATTTGTTTACTGGACCAAGGGGAACAGGGAAAACAAGTGCAGCGAAAATATTCGCTAAGGCCATCAACTGTCCGAACCAAGAAGATGGCGAACCTTGTAACCAATGTGAAATCTGCCAAGCGATTACAGAAGGCAGACTAAATGATGTAATTGAAATTGATGCTGCCAGTAATAACGGTGTTGAAGAAATCAGAGATATTCGTGATAAAGCACGTTATGCCCCTACCCAAGCAGAATATAAAATTTATATTATCGATGAAGTTCATATGCTCTCAACAGGAGCATTTAATGCATTACTGAAAACGTTGGAGGAACCGCCTGCCAAAGTAATCTTTATATTAGCAACGACAGAACCACATAAGATACCATTGACCATCATTTCGCGGACACAACGTTTTGATTTTAAGAGAATTACTTATCAAGCGATTTTGTCACGAATGAGTTATATTTTAGAACAAGAAGGAATTAAGTACGAGGAACAGGCGCTTCACGTCATTGCTCGTGCGGCGAACGGCGGTATGCGTGATGCCTTAAGTTTACTAGACCAAGTGATTTCCTATGACTCGGACTGTGTAACTTTCGATCATGCTATTCAAGTTTCAGGAAGTTTAACAGAAGAAATGATGATTGCATTCCTGGAGGCTTTATGGAATGGTAATGCAGAATCGGCGCTTCATATTCTGCATGATATTTTAGAAAATGGGAAAGAAGCAGGACGCTTTCTAGAAGAGATGATTCTTTTTTCTCGAGATATTCTCGTTTATAAGCAAACAGAAAATCAAGCCGACTCAAGTGAACAAACGACGGAACAATTTCGATCTTTCTCAAAAGAAGTAAACAGTTCCTTTTTGTATCGAGCTGTAGAAGAATTCAGCTACACACAAAAAGAAATGCGTTTTTCTACACAACCAGATGTTTATCTGGAAGTATTGGCCGTAAAACTCTCTCAATCGGACGTAGTCGTAACAATTCCTGCTGAGGTAAGTGAGAGCCATACAAACCCACAAGATGTAAGCCGTCTAGAAAAAGAAGTTGCTTCTTTGAAAAAAGAATTGGCAGCCCTGTTAGATAGCGTTAAAAATGGTACGATTCAAGCAAGTGATACACCAGCTGCCAAGCCAACCACATCGCGGCTAGCAGTTTCTAAAAATGGAAGCAGTTTTAAGCCAAACTTTACTCGCATCCAAGCCATCATGAGGTCTGCTTCTAAACAGGAGTTAGTAAATGTAAAATCGAACTGGGTGGATATTTTGGATACATTGTCTGTAACGCAAAGAGCTGTGTTACGGCAAGCTGAACCAGTTGCTGCAAATGCCGAAGCATGTATTTTATCATTTGAGTATGAGATTTTGTGTCAAAAAGCAAGTGAAGACGAAGAATTGCGAGCAGCTCTGGAAGAGGCAATCAGTAGAATGTCGAATCGTCCTGGAGACTTTGTCTGTGTTACAGCGGAACAATGGGGATCATTGCGTAAAAGCTATGTACAAGAACTAAAAGCTCGAAAGCATGAACCGTCTTCTGCTGCCAGTGAAAGAGAGAACCAAACAGACGAGAAACAAGAGCAACCAAAAAGAACCAATATTCCGGCAGACCAACCTTTAGCGGATTATGATGACCGGGATGCGCCACCGATTTTTGATGATTTAGCCATTGAAATGAGTCCTTCTGATGAAGAAGAAACGAAACAACAAGAAGTGGTTGAGCAGGCAATTAGTATATTTGGAAAAGAGAACATTACAGTAATTAACGAATAG
- a CDS encoding general stress protein encodes MKLTVKFRSTSIAEIMDSVDQLRENGVSKDNIYIITNQASKDTIRNNYDLRKKDGSIFSSHRLLENVHSILHLQEYEDFYKRNPLFEGQADPLKDYYESIGYGTLVVAIMTTS; translated from the coding sequence ATGAAACTCACTGTAAAATTCCGTTCAACTTCAATTGCTGAAATTATGGACTCCGTGGATCAATTACGAGAAAACGGTGTTTCGAAAGACAATATTTATATCATTACCAATCAGGCGAGTAAAGATACGATTCGAAATAATTATGATCTAAGAAAAAAAGATGGCTCTATTTTTTCTTCTCATCGTCTTTTGGAAAATGTCCACAGTATTTTGCACCTGCAGGAATATGAGGATTTTTATAAAAGAAATCCGCTTTTTGAAGGCCAAGCTGATCCACTGAAAGATTACTATGAATCAATTGGGTATGGCACACTTGTTGTTGCCATCATGACAACTTCTTAA
- a CDS encoding general stress protein: protein MAKFIKGPYATVTEVKDALRVLEADGYPESAITIIANNEEDIRNIERGTNAEVKNEESSSLPNAEEVSFWERFAQTFTGFFLNQDVVDRNTSEPLPEGEDDTDAMIAGYRSDLEDGKIIILVEDLLNREAKLNIDATEGNPGAVKERDASPSEAMKEATLEEDSHPDIKYNEDILEEETTYTPPSEEDVIDSNEPFQVVHKDHHDPDDIPQDGVLVDEVEGTSYIDGEEGTTGDPNVIDLEDRDTRR from the coding sequence ATGGCTAAATTTATAAAAGGTCCATATGCAACTGTTACTGAAGTAAAAGATGCTTTACGTGTTTTAGAAGCAGATGGTTATCCTGAAAGCGCCATTACGATTATTGCTAATAACGAAGAGGATATTCGTAATATTGAAAGAGGAACTAATGCAGAGGTTAAAAATGAAGAGTCTTCGTCTTTACCAAATGCAGAAGAAGTTTCATTCTGGGAACGCTTTGCCCAAACTTTTACAGGTTTTTTCCTTAATCAAGACGTAGTTGATCGAAATACAAGCGAACCGCTGCCAGAAGGTGAGGATGACACTGATGCGATGATAGCTGGTTATCGCTCTGACTTAGAGGATGGAAAAATTATCATTTTAGTAGAGGATCTTCTAAACAGAGAAGCCAAATTAAACATCGATGCAACAGAAGGAAACCCTGGTGCAGTTAAAGAAAGAGATGCTTCTCCATCTGAAGCGATGAAAGAAGCAACTTTAGAAGAAGATTCCCATCCAGATATTAAATACAACGAAGATATTTTAGAAGAAGAAACAACTTATACGCCTCCAAGCGAAGAGGATGTTATTGATTCTAACGAACCTTTTCAAGTAGTCCACAAAGATCACCATGATCCCGACGATATACCACAAGATGGAGTCTTGGTGGACGAGGTGGAAGGAACTAGCTACATTGATGGCGAAGAAGGCACGACTGGTGACCCGAACGTCATTGATTTAGAAGACAGAGATACACGCAGATAA
- the tadA gene encoding tRNA adenosine(34) deaminase TadA: protein MEQNQKEFFMSEALKEARKAKNIGEVPIGAVIVLDGTIIGRGHNERETSNDATTHAEMNAIRQANKKLDNWRLEDAEMFVTLEPCPMCSGAIILSRIKKVYYGASDLKAGTAGTLMNLLEDERFNHQAEVERGLLLEECKELLQSFFRELRKKRKAENRKHLKRTKAAE from the coding sequence ATGGAGCAGAATCAGAAGGAGTTTTTTATGAGTGAAGCACTCAAAGAAGCAAGAAAAGCGAAGAATATAGGAGAAGTTCCCATCGGTGCGGTAATTGTCTTGGATGGAACGATAATTGGACGCGGGCATAATGAACGAGAAACTTCGAATGATGCGACAACACATGCTGAAATGAATGCCATCCGACAAGCAAATAAAAAACTGGATAATTGGCGTCTGGAAGATGCAGAAATGTTTGTAACGCTAGAGCCTTGCCCAATGTGTAGCGGGGCTATTATTTTATCCCGTATCAAAAAAGTTTATTATGGAGCTTCCGACTTAAAAGCAGGAACTGCTGGAACATTAATGAACCTACTGGAAGATGAACGGTTCAATCATCAAGCTGAAGTTGAAAGAGGACTTTTACTTGAAGAGTGTAAAGAGCTTCTACAATCTTTTTTTCGAGAGTTACGTAAAAAGAGAAAAGCAGAAAACAGAAAACACCTGAAGCGAACAAAGGCAGCTGAATAG
- a CDS encoding helix-turn-helix domain-containing protein: protein MIDDLLQELFPEIQINNSSWVGEDYFSVPYEEKWVHFPNDSITEREKKLIVQLMSPETVPFKKQTNRWAKFLLEGSKQIPVDYEKIQLLQVSIKITNNDSFDYQLWLDSFKNTLSFIEDGFFITEQYGVLIIYNPTHIDLLDEIEGILNVLDDDFTVQTSVYLGQNWFVTENLPKLFAEEQQIFMDQHSHFQRKKIATLADNALTHFSHEATSKSTILQTLKESILSIDGGSELIVSMWNNLGNISKAANELYVHRNTLQYRIDRFFQETGINLKTMDDLLLSYLAIISRNES, encoded by the coding sequence TTGATTGATGACTTATTACAAGAACTATTCCCGGAAATACAAATCAATAACTCTTCCTGGGTAGGAGAAGACTATTTTAGTGTGCCATATGAAGAGAAATGGGTTCACTTTCCAAACGATTCCATTACTGAACGGGAGAAAAAACTGATTGTTCAATTAATGTCTCCTGAAACAGTTCCTTTTAAGAAACAAACCAATCGCTGGGCAAAGTTCTTATTGGAAGGCTCCAAGCAGATTCCTGTCGATTATGAAAAAATCCAACTTCTACAAGTTTCTATAAAGATTACCAATAATGATTCATTTGATTATCAGCTCTGGTTAGATTCGTTCAAAAATACACTCAGCTTTATTGAAGATGGTTTTTTTATTACGGAGCAATATGGCGTTTTGATTATCTATAATCCTACCCATATTGATTTATTGGATGAAATCGAAGGAATACTAAACGTTCTAGATGATGATTTTACTGTACAAACTTCTGTCTACTTAGGACAAAATTGGTTTGTAACAGAAAACTTACCTAAACTATTCGCAGAAGAACAGCAAATTTTTATGGATCAGCATTCTCACTTTCAACGAAAAAAAATTGCTACTTTAGCAGACAATGCTCTTACTCATTTTTCTCACGAAGCAACTTCGAAAAGTACGATTCTTCAGACATTAAAAGAATCAATTCTTTCCATTGATGGCGGAAGCGAGTTGATCGTGTCTATGTGGAATAATTTAGGAAATATATCAAAAGCGGCAAATGAACTATACGTACACCGAAATACCTTACAGTATCGTATTGACCGCTTCTTTCAGGAGACGGGTATTAATTTAAAAACAATGGACGATTTATTACTGAGTTATTTAGCCATCATTTCTCGGAATGAATCATGA
- a CDS encoding L-threonylcarbamoyladenylate synthase, translating into MIDEQIKLQIEQAIDALQEGEVVVFPTETVYGVGVDSTNYDAVDKLFEVKKRPKDNPVTLHVSDVEMVMDVAEVTEAARKLMAAFWPGALAIILNVKENTVSPNVNAGKKTVGFRLPDNEISTLLIRGLGRPVAGTSANVSGQLSSTSFKQVTDYFQDNVAAFIDGGPSKIGIESTVIDLTTDIPTIIRPGSIQKKQIEEVLGISVEEKMSTIAQKYRHYSVETEVVYATAEEILSSQNLLIDKNFGIIASNNIIKKLPKEIAEKSIFLSEDISEALSQLYTSIAEMNANKAINGFVLEVRPDDDSAYNDRVTSVAQGRKLSEV; encoded by the coding sequence ATGATTGACGAACAAATTAAATTACAAATTGAACAAGCAATTGATGCTCTTCAAGAAGGCGAGGTCGTTGTTTTTCCAACTGAAACAGTCTATGGAGTTGGCGTTGATTCGACAAATTATGATGCAGTTGATAAATTATTTGAAGTAAAAAAACGTCCTAAAGACAATCCTGTTACTCTTCATGTTTCAGATGTCGAGATGGTAATGGACGTAGCGGAAGTTACAGAAGCAGCCAGAAAGTTAATGGCAGCTTTTTGGCCTGGAGCATTAGCCATTATTCTCAATGTAAAAGAGAATACTGTCTCACCAAATGTAAATGCTGGCAAAAAAACAGTAGGATTTCGTTTGCCTGACAATGAGATTTCAACTTTGCTAATAAGAGGGCTTGGAAGACCCGTGGCAGGTACTTCCGCAAATGTTTCCGGACAACTATCCTCTACATCCTTTAAGCAAGTGACGGATTATTTTCAAGACAATGTTGCAGCTTTCATCGACGGAGGTCCTTCTAAAATTGGTATTGAATCAACCGTGATTGATCTAACAACTGATATTCCAACCATCATTCGTCCAGGAAGTATTCAAAAAAAGCAAATAGAAGAAGTGCTGGGAATATCTGTAGAAGAAAAAATGAGTACAATCGCTCAAAAATACAGACATTACTCTGTTGAAACAGAAGTCGTTTATGCGACAGCTGAGGAAATTCTTTCTTCACAAAATTTGTTAATAGACAAAAATTTTGGCATTATCGCTAGCAACAATATCATTAAAAAATTACCGAAAGAAATTGCTGAAAAGAGTATTTTTTTAAGTGAAGACATTTCTGAAGCTTTAAGCCAACTTTATACATCAATCGCTGAAATGAATGCCAATAAAGCTATTAACGGTTTCGTCTTAGAAGTAAGACCAGATGATGACAGCGCCTATAACGATCGAGTAACATCAGTTGCACAGGGAAGGAAACTCTCTGAAGTTTAA
- the arfA gene encoding arabinosylfuranosidase ArfA: protein MKAKLKVQRHQEISEIDARLYGSFVEHLGRAVYNGIYEPTHQSSDSEGFRDDVKQLVKELNVPLVRYPGGNFVSGYKWEDGVGPKENRPRKLDLAWRTIETNEVGVHEFAKWAKEVDAEVNMAVNLGTRGIEEAIELLEYCNFESGTYWSDLRKEHGTEEPFGFKTWCLGNEMDGPWQIGHKTADEYGRLAAETAKAMKLVDSTIDLVVCGSSSSTMPTFGDWERIVLEHTYEYVDYLSLHCYYGNRDNDLENYLAQSLDMDQFIKTVVSICDYVKVKKGSDRKINLSFDEWNVWYHSNDQDDAMEPWQVAPPLLEDIYNFEDALLIGCLLITLLKNSDRVKIACLAQLVNVIAPIMTENDGETWKQTIFYPFMQVSNYGRGVVLTPSVESEAYSAKGFKHVPYLESIATYNEENNELVVFAVNRSQDEALEFIFEQEGFVFDSIIEESTMEGFDIKAVNGVGAEVVKPSMVEKAKLEGTCLITTLSPLSWNVIRIKVK, encoded by the coding sequence ATGAAAGCAAAGTTAAAAGTACAGCGTCATCAGGAAATTAGTGAAATCGATGCACGTTTATATGGGTCATTTGTGGAACACTTAGGAAGAGCTGTCTATAACGGTATTTATGAGCCAACTCATCAAAGCTCGGATTCTGAAGGCTTTCGAGACGATGTGAAGCAACTGGTCAAGGAACTGAATGTCCCTCTCGTTCGTTATCCAGGAGGGAACTTTGTCTCTGGTTACAAATGGGAAGATGGCGTAGGACCCAAAGAGAATAGACCTCGTAAATTAGATTTAGCCTGGCGAACAATAGAAACGAACGAAGTCGGTGTCCATGAATTTGCGAAATGGGCAAAAGAAGTTGATGCAGAGGTAAATATGGCCGTTAACCTGGGGACAAGGGGGATTGAAGAAGCAATTGAGCTTCTAGAGTACTGTAACTTCGAAAGTGGCACCTACTGGAGTGATTTGAGAAAAGAACACGGCACAGAAGAGCCATTTGGATTCAAGACTTGGTGCTTGGGCAACGAGATGGATGGACCTTGGCAAATTGGTCATAAAACGGCTGACGAGTATGGTCGATTAGCTGCTGAAACTGCTAAAGCTATGAAATTAGTAGACAGTACAATCGACTTGGTTGTTTGCGGAAGCTCATCGAGCACCATGCCGACATTTGGAGACTGGGAACGGATTGTTTTAGAGCACACTTACGAATACGTAGACTATCTATCGCTACATTGCTACTATGGTAATCGTGATAATGATTTAGAAAACTATTTAGCGCAGTCATTAGATATGGATCAATTTATTAAAACGGTCGTGTCCATTTGTGATTATGTAAAAGTAAAAAAAGGAAGCGATAGGAAAATTAATCTATCTTTCGACGAGTGGAATGTTTGGTACCACTCAAATGATCAGGATGACGCTATGGAACCATGGCAAGTTGCACCACCATTACTGGAGGATATTTATAATTTTGAAGATGCGTTGTTAATCGGCTGTTTATTGATTACGTTGTTGAAGAATTCTGATCGTGTGAAGATTGCATGTTTGGCTCAATTAGTAAATGTCATTGCACCAATTATGACTGAAAATGATGGAGAGACTTGGAAGCAAACAATCTTCTATCCTTTTATGCAGGTTTCCAATTATGGACGAGGAGTTGTACTCACACCTTCTGTTGAATCAGAAGCTTACAGTGCTAAAGGGTTTAAACATGTCCCTTACTTAGAATCGATAGCAACATATAACGAAGAAAATAATGAATTGGTTGTTTTTGCTGTCAATCGTTCTCAAGACGAAGCACTTGAATTTATCTTTGAACAAGAAGGCTTTGTCTTCGATTCAATCATTGAAGAAAGCACTATGGAAGGCTTCGATATTAAAGCCGTAAATGGTGTAGGAGCAGAAGTTGTAAAACCATCCATGGTAGAAAAAGCTAAACTTGAAGGCACTTGTCTAATAACAACACTATCACCATTATCATGGAACGTGATTCGGATTAAAGTAAAATAA
- a CDS encoding YesL family protein, which translates to MFKSKTGTILMEKMSWIADILIFSILWFIFSIPIVSVGAATSAMYRSIQSRIQNGDGEIWGVFWRTFKSSLPQATVSWLIYLLLALIFGLNQVLLTSNLAMSWLNHFSQVFLLVLLIAIAPVLIMVFAYTSRFEDQLKTVWKNTSLLALAYFKDTLYILFVLAVSVSIVYLVPILVVFIPAYAISKICPRLETIFNRYTDEDLLEKTNSNATL; encoded by the coding sequence ATGTTTAAATCAAAAACTGGAACAATACTGATGGAAAAAATGAGCTGGATCGCGGACATATTAATTTTCAGCATATTGTGGTTTATTTTTTCAATCCCAATAGTGTCGGTTGGAGCAGCTACAAGTGCTATGTACCGTAGTATCCAATCGAGAATTCAAAATGGGGATGGTGAAATCTGGGGCGTTTTTTGGAGAACCTTTAAAAGTTCCTTGCCACAAGCAACTGTATCTTGGTTAATCTACCTGCTGTTAGCGCTGATATTCGGTTTAAATCAGGTTTTACTAACAAGTAATTTAGCAATGTCCTGGTTGAATCATTTTTCTCAAGTATTTCTCTTAGTCCTTTTAATTGCGATTGCACCAGTTTTAATAATGGTTTTTGCTTATACATCACGATTTGAGGATCAGTTGAAGACCGTATGGAAAAATACATCCTTGCTAGCTCTCGCTTACTTTAAAGATACGCTCTATATTTTATTTGTTTTAGCCGTATCGGTTTCGATTGTCTATCTTGTTCCAATTTTGGTTGTTTTTATACCTGCCTACGCCATTTCAAAAATTTGTCCACGCTTAGAAACGATATTCAATCGTTATACTGATGAGGATTTATTAGAAAAAACAAATAGTAATGCTACTCTTTAG
- a CDS encoding carbohydrate ABC transporter permease: protein MKSKVFISDIVFDIIKWLFLIFFFLATLYPILNTLAISFNDGLDAIRGGIYILPREFTLDNYRSVLSKSSLLTGAYNTVLRTVIATISQLFLTSLLAFVLSRKEFMFRTPITLLFIFTMYFNAGLIPNYLWLNRLGFTNTFWVYVIPGMISAFNLLVIRTYIRGIPESLVESAQIDGAGYLTIFMKVIIPLCKPVLATVALFIAVGQWNSWFDTMIYNGFNERYTTLQYELMKLLSSVTSQGANPNDVKNAGGSMVTPTSIRAATTIITALPIVCLYPFLQRYFISGLTIGGVKE, encoded by the coding sequence TTGAAAAGTAAAGTATTTATTTCAGATATAGTGTTTGATATTATTAAGTGGCTATTCTTGATTTTCTTCTTTTTAGCGACTCTTTACCCAATCTTAAATACATTGGCTATTTCATTTAATGATGGTTTAGACGCTATACGAGGCGGTATTTATATCTTGCCTAGAGAATTTACATTAGACAATTACCGCTCAGTGTTATCTAAAAGCTCTCTTTTGACAGGTGCCTATAACACTGTGCTAAGAACAGTGATTGCGACGATTTCGCAATTGTTCTTAACATCTCTACTCGCTTTTGTATTGAGTAGAAAAGAATTTATGTTCCGTACACCCATTACATTGTTGTTTATCTTTACAATGTATTTTAACGCTGGTTTGATACCCAACTACTTGTGGTTAAACCGCTTAGGCTTCACTAATACCTTCTGGGTATATGTTATTCCAGGTATGATTAGTGCTTTTAACTTACTGGTAATTCGGACCTATATTCGTGGAATTCCAGAAAGTTTAGTAGAATCTGCTCAGATTGATGGTGCTGGCTATCTAACAATCTTTATGAAAGTTATTATACCGTTATGTAAACCAGTATTAGCAACGGTTGCATTATTTATCGCAGTTGGCCAATGGAACTCATGGTTTGATACAATGATTTATAATGGATTTAATGAACGTTACACAACCTTGCAATATGAATTGATGAAACTCCTTTCTTCTGTAACAAGTCAAGGAGCAAATCCAAACGATGTGAAAAACGCTGGAGGATCGATGGTAACACCAACATCAATCCGAGCTGCAACGACGATTATTACAGCTTTACCTATTGTATGTTTATATCCATTTTTACAACGTTACTTTATTAGTGGTTTAACAATTGGTGGGGTAAAAGAATAA
- a CDS encoding ABC transporter permease — translation MDAAKDVVVKKKKKTLRKRLWQQKELILLALPFVIYILIFNYAPLMGWLMAFQRYRPGLGMFEQEWVGLENFKMLFSDASFLQVIRNTFSMSIINLSLSFFFSITFAIMLNELKNKSIKKVIQTVSYLPHFLSWIIVTGIVLDVLSTETGVINQLLVALNIIDQPINFLADPKYFWWIVGFSNVWKSTGWGSIIYLSAMSSINEELYEAAEMDGASRLRKIWHITLPGIKPTIFILLLINIGNILNAGFEVQYLLGNGLVQEVSQTIDIYVLRYGISLGNYSLATAAGIFNSVISVVLITIANKLSKSAGEESLF, via the coding sequence ATGGATGCAGCAAAAGATGTCGTGGTGAAAAAGAAAAAGAAGACTCTGAGGAAACGATTATGGCAACAAAAAGAATTAATATTGCTTGCTCTACCCTTTGTAATCTATATTCTTATCTTTAATTATGCCCCATTAATGGGGTGGTTAATGGCGTTTCAAAGGTACCGCCCAGGATTGGGCATGTTCGAACAAGAGTGGGTGGGGCTAGAGAACTTTAAAATGCTCTTTTCGGATGCTTCTTTTCTACAAGTTATTCGGAATACTTTTTCTATGAGTATTATTAATTTATCCCTTAGTTTCTTCTTCTCAATCACATTTGCTATCATGCTAAATGAACTAAAAAATAAATCAATTAAAAAGGTCATCCAAACAGTTTCCTACTTGCCGCACTTTTTATCTTGGATAATTGTAACCGGTATCGTTTTAGACGTATTGTCTACAGAAACTGGTGTTATTAATCAATTGTTGGTAGCATTGAACATCATTGATCAACCGATAAATTTCCTTGCAGATCCTAAATATTTCTGGTGGATTGTTGGATTTTCCAATGTTTGGAAGAGTACAGGTTGGGGAAGTATCATTTATCTCTCTGCAATGTCTTCTATAAATGAGGAACTTTATGAAGCAGCTGAAATGGATGGAGCAAGTCGTTTAAGAAAGATTTGGCATATTACACTACCAGGTATCAAACCAACTATTTTTATTCTGCTACTAATCAATATCGGGAACATCTTGAATGCTGGATTTGAAGTACAGTACCTCTTAGGTAATGGCCTTGTTCAAGAAGTTTCACAGACGATTGATATTTATGTTTTAAGATATGGAATTAGCTTGGGGAACTACTCGTTAGCTACAGCAGCTGGTATCTTTAATAGTGTCATTTCCGTAGTCTTAATAACTATTGCTAACAAGCTTTCAAAATCAGCTGGCGAAGAAAGTCTGTTTTAG